Proteins from a genomic interval of Desulfovibrio sp.:
- a CDS encoding cache domain-containing protein, giving the protein MSATATRSNVFTLFFRRFSISWRFALLLILFSVFVGGVVTVFYLGLKQVLDHNVQAAQNIMLAGQKEKLAIASDSLAFSIAEAIKDETDTAKKIDLIRKMVDPIRFEDDKSGYYFVYENTTNVALPIRKESQGKDLAETKDKNGVFFVRELMNRAKAGGGFVEYIFPKPNQGDQPKLAYSKMIPGTNMWIGTGVYIDNIDKEKAKIRTESEERIRTILTQIFTGIGISLVLLIFLSALIITTISGPIREATDAAIRCAKGDLDIKLDAQGNDEAARMQAALNTMVETLRSNIQDIEAKTKDAEDKARAADEARKMAEEAMDKAEQARCDGMAMAANRLETVVGHIGTATEAISQQSDDIHSRSEEQSERIRVTATSMDQMSAAVMDVARNASAASTQAEQARNTALEGRKVVDESINAMRQVGGQARALKTNMDDLGKRSQDINRILTVISDIADQTNLLALNAAIEAARAGEAGRGFAVVADEVRKLAEKTMTATQEVTASITAIQSSAQDSIANTDKALETIELAGKLADQSGAVLTELVSGAQTSAEQVQTIAAAAEEQSAASEEINNSLESVSELTQRTLSSVENATDAIRGLLGQANELRRIIDELKTEAGCNLPALGR; this is encoded by the coding sequence ATGTCCGCCACTGCCACACGTTCCAATGTCTTCACCCTCTTTTTCCGGCGTTTCTCCATTTCCTGGAGATTCGCGCTGCTGCTCATCCTCTTTTCCGTATTCGTGGGAGGCGTGGTCACCGTCTTTTATCTCGGACTCAAGCAGGTTCTCGACCACAACGTCCAGGCAGCTCAGAACATCATGCTGGCCGGCCAGAAAGAAAAGCTGGCCATTGCCTCGGACTCTCTGGCCTTCTCCATAGCCGAAGCCATCAAGGACGAAACCGACACGGCGAAAAAAATAGACCTGATCAGAAAGATGGTCGACCCTATCAGGTTCGAGGACGACAAGTCCGGCTATTATTTCGTCTACGAGAACACCACCAACGTGGCCCTGCCCATCCGCAAGGAGAGCCAGGGCAAGGACCTGGCCGAAACCAAGGACAAGAACGGAGTCTTCTTCGTACGCGAACTGATGAACAGGGCCAAGGCTGGCGGTGGCTTCGTGGAATACATTTTCCCGAAACCCAACCAGGGGGACCAGCCCAAACTTGCCTATTCCAAAATGATTCCGGGAACGAACATGTGGATCGGCACCGGGGTCTACATTGACAACATCGACAAGGAAAAGGCCAAGATTCGTACTGAAAGTGAAGAGCGCATCCGCACCATTCTCACACAAATTTTCACCGGAATCGGCATCAGCCTCGTGCTTCTTATTTTCCTAAGCGCCCTCATCATCACGACCATCTCCGGCCCCATCCGGGAAGCCACCGACGCCGCCATACGCTGCGCCAAGGGCGACCTGGATATCAAGCTTGATGCTCAGGGCAACGACGAAGCGGCCCGTATGCAGGCCGCCCTCAACACCATGGTGGAGACTCTGCGCAGCAACATCCAGGATATCGAAGCCAAGACCAAGGATGCCGAAGACAAAGCCCGGGCAGCAGACGAAGCACGCAAGATGGCCGAAGAAGCCATGGACAAGGCCGAACAGGCCCGTTGCGACGGCATGGCCATGGCTGCTAACCGGCTCGAAACCGTGGTCGGGCATATCGGCACAGCCACGGAAGCCATCTCCCAGCAGTCTGATGATATCCACAGCCGTTCCGAAGAACAGAGCGAACGAATCAGGGTGACGGCCACCAGCATGGACCAGATGTCCGCCGCGGTGATGGATGTGGCCCGCAACGCTTCCGCCGCCTCCACCCAGGCCGAGCAGGCCAGGAACACCGCTCTGGAAGGCCGCAAGGTAGTGGACGAATCCATAAACGCCATGCGCCAGGTCGGCGGCCAGGCCAGAGCGCTCAAAACCAACATGGACGACCTGGGTAAACGCTCCCAGGACATCAACCGCATCCTGACCGTGATTTCGGACATCGCCGACCAGACCAACCTGCTGGCGTTGAACGCCGCCATCGAGGCCGCCCGGGCCGGGGAAGCCGGGCGCGGCTTCGCCGTGGTCGCGGACGAGGTCCGCAAGCTGGCGGAAAAAACCATGACCGCCACCCAGGAGGTCACCGCCAGCATCACCGCGATTCAATCCTCCGCCCAGGACAGCATCGCCAATACCGACAAGGCCCTGGAAACCATCGAACTTGCCGGGAAGCTTGCCGACCAGTCCGGCGCTGTGCTTACCGAGCTGGTCTCTGGTGCGCAGACCTCGGCCGAGCAGGTCCAGACCATCGCGGCCGCGGCCGAAGAGCAGTCTGCTGCGTCCGAAGAGATCAACAATTCCCTTGAATCCGTGAGCGAGCTGACCCAGAGGACGCTCAGCAGCGTGGAAAACGCCACCGATGCCATCAGGGGACTTCTCGGGCAGGCCAACGAACTGCGCCGCATCATCGACGAACTGAAAACCGAGGCAGGCTGCAACCTTCCCGCCCTAGGCCGCTAG
- a CDS encoding lactate permease LctP family transporter encodes MSAWTQIYDPISQSILLSALVAGIPIYILFYMLAIQRAKGHVAGAVASLAALVLGIVFWGIPTSTAIGSYTYGFVYGLFPIVWIVITAIWVYNMTVESGEFEIIKSSLASITDDRRLQAVFIGFAFGSFIEGTAGFGTPVAITAAMLVGLGFNPLYAAGICLIANTAPVAFGAVGIPITALAGATKLNEMQISQIVGRQLPFLAVIVPIWLSVTMCGFKRSLEVLPALLVAGVAFAGTQFLMSNFHGPTLPDILSAIVTIVALWGFLRVWKPKTVFHFPDEPPSTGVVSCNYSAGEIIRAWMPYIILAVLVLIQGWPSIKPNLAKAVSIDIPWPMYHNMVAKMVGDKAVAQAVVYKFQPLAAAGTAILLSGILALFIMPNYGVGKSIGCFGRTIVQLRWPIVSIGNIVGLAFIMNANGMSTSMGLALAGTGVLFPFFAPILGWLGVFLTGSDTSSNLLFGNLQKTTAQAIGVSPELCAAANTSGGVTGKMISPQSISVAVAATGLVGKDGDIFRFTLWHSVAMLLFISVMTMLMAYPLKWMLPI; translated from the coding sequence ATGAGCGCCTGGACCCAAATCTATGACCCCATAAGCCAAAGCATTTTGCTTTCGGCTCTCGTGGCGGGCATTCCCATTTACATTTTGTTCTACATGCTCGCCATCCAACGCGCCAAGGGCCACGTGGCCGGCGCCGTCGCCAGCTTGGCGGCCCTGGTGTTGGGCATCGTGTTCTGGGGCATTCCCACGTCCACCGCCATCGGCTCCTACACCTACGGCTTTGTCTACGGCCTGTTCCCCATCGTGTGGATCGTCATCACGGCCATCTGGGTCTACAACATGACCGTTGAATCCGGCGAGTTCGAGATCATCAAGAGCTCCCTGGCCAGCATCACCGACGACCGCCGCCTCCAGGCCGTGTTCATCGGCTTCGCCTTCGGCTCCTTCATCGAAGGCACCGCCGGCTTCGGCACCCCGGTGGCCATCACCGCCGCCATGCTGGTGGGCCTTGGCTTCAACCCCCTGTACGCCGCGGGCATCTGCCTCATAGCCAACACGGCTCCCGTGGCCTTCGGCGCGGTTGGTATCCCCATCACCGCCCTGGCCGGCGCCACCAAGCTGAACGAGATGCAGATCTCCCAGATCGTCGGCCGCCAGCTGCCCTTCCTGGCAGTGATCGTGCCCATCTGGCTGTCTGTCACCATGTGCGGCTTCAAGCGCTCCCTGGAAGTCCTGCCCGCCCTGCTGGTGGCTGGTGTGGCTTTCGCCGGCACCCAGTTCCTGATGTCCAACTTCCACGGCCCCACCCTGCCCGACATCCTCTCCGCCATCGTGACCATCGTGGCCCTGTGGGGATTCCTGCGTGTGTGGAAGCCCAAGACCGTGTTCCACTTCCCCGACGAGCCCCCGTCCACCGGCGTGGTCTCCTGCAACTACTCGGCTGGCGAGATCATCCGCGCCTGGATGCCCTACATCATCCTGGCCGTGCTGGTTCTGATCCAGGGCTGGCCCTCCATTAAGCCCAACCTGGCCAAGGCTGTCAGCATCGACATCCCCTGGCCCATGTACCACAACATGGTTGCCAAGATGGTCGGCGACAAGGCCGTGGCCCAGGCCGTGGTCTACAAGTTCCAGCCCCTGGCCGCCGCCGGTACCGCCATTCTGCTGTCCGGCATCCTGGCCCTGTTCATCATGCCCAACTACGGCGTTGGCAAATCCATCGGCTGCTTCGGCAGGACCATCGTCCAGCTGCGCTGGCCCATCGTGTCCATCGGCAACATCGTCGGCCTGGCCTTCATCATGAACGCCAACGGCATGTCCACCTCCATGGGTCTTGCCCTGGCCGGCACCGGCGTCCTGTTCCCGTTCTTCGCCCCGATCCTGGGCTGGTTGGGCGTGTTCCTGACCGGTTCGGACACCTCCTCCAACCTGCTCTTCGGCAACCTGCAGAAGACCACCGCCCAGGCCATTGGCGTCAGCCCCGAGCTGTGCGCCGCGGCCAACACCTCCGGCGGTGTTACCGGCAAGATGATCTCGCCCCAGTCCATCTCCGTGGCCGTGGCCGCTACCGGCCTGGTCGGAAAGGACGGCGACATCTTCCGCTTCACCCTGTGGCACTCCGTGGCCATGCTGCTCTTCATCTCCGTCATGACCATGCTCATGGCCTATCCGCTCAAGTGGATGCTGCCTATCTAG
- a CDS encoding (Fe-S)-binding protein: MADLNQMLKMLGELDDQLVNCMRCGMCQSVCPLFAETGRESDVARGKIALLEFLSHEMLKDAKAVKDRLDKCLLCGSCAAACPSGVKVVDIFLKARAIITAYIGLSPVKKAIFRGMLTKPALFNNLLALGTKFQGFFTSPVNDIIGSSCSKLLSPLLGDRHLLSLADKPLRSIGNLNTAPGKSGLKVAFFYGCVVDKMFTGVGEAILKVFKHHGVGVYMPIDQVCCGVPSLASGDMKSFEDLVRMNLKLFGKGDFDYIITPCGTCTSAFHHVWPLMGTGLSQAERDQIEMLAGKAMDINAFIVDILGVSVVEPAAGAKKVTIHDPCHLKKSLGVSGQVRTVLKANPNLNVVEMSGSDVCCGCGGSFNLQHYSVSTKIGKKKRDSIAATGADIVAAGCPACMMQIADMMSQAGDRVAIKHPVELYAQTLG, translated from the coding sequence ATGGCCGACTTAAACCAGATGCTCAAGATGCTGGGGGAGCTTGACGACCAGCTCGTCAACTGCATGCGCTGCGGCATGTGCCAGAGTGTATGCCCCCTGTTCGCGGAGACTGGCCGCGAATCGGACGTGGCCCGCGGCAAAATCGCGCTTTTGGAGTTCTTGAGCCACGAGATGCTAAAGGACGCCAAGGCCGTCAAAGACCGCCTGGACAAGTGCCTGCTGTGCGGCTCCTGCGCCGCGGCCTGCCCTTCGGGCGTGAAAGTTGTGGACATCTTCTTGAAGGCCAGGGCCATCATCACCGCGTACATCGGGCTTTCCCCCGTGAAGAAGGCTATCTTCAGGGGCATGCTCACCAAACCGGCCCTCTTCAACAATCTCCTGGCCCTTGGCACCAAGTTCCAGGGGTTCTTCACTTCGCCGGTGAACGACATCATCGGCTCTTCCTGTTCCAAGCTGTTGTCGCCGCTTCTGGGAGACAGGCACCTGCTCTCCCTGGCGGATAAGCCTCTTCGGAGCATCGGCAATTTGAACACCGCTCCGGGCAAGAGCGGCCTGAAGGTGGCCTTCTTCTACGGCTGCGTGGTGGACAAGATGTTCACCGGCGTGGGCGAGGCCATTCTCAAGGTGTTCAAGCATCACGGCGTGGGCGTCTACATGCCCATCGACCAGGTCTGTTGCGGCGTTCCCTCCCTGGCCTCGGGCGACATGAAAAGCTTCGAGGACCTGGTACGGATGAACCTCAAGCTCTTCGGAAAGGGTGATTTCGACTACATCATCACCCCTTGCGGCACCTGCACGTCGGCTTTCCACCACGTGTGGCCGCTCATGGGCACGGGGCTCTCCCAGGCGGAGCGCGACCAGATCGAGATGCTCGCCGGAAAGGCCATGGACATAAACGCCTTTATCGTGGATATATTGGGCGTTTCCGTGGTTGAACCGGCGGCCGGCGCCAAGAAGGTTACGATCCATGATCCCTGCCACCTCAAGAAAAGCTTGGGGGTGTCCGGGCAGGTGAGGACCGTACTGAAGGCCAATCCTAACCTGAACGTGGTTGAGATGAGCGGGTCGGACGTCTGCTGCGGCTGCGGCGGATCGTTCAACCTGCAGCACTACTCCGTCTCCACCAAGATCGGGAAGAAGAAGCGCGACAGCATCGCGGCCACGGGGGCGGACATCGTCGCCGCGGGCTGCCCGGCCTGCATGATGCAGATTGCGGACATGATGTCCCAGGCCGGAGACCGCGTCGCTATCAAGCACCCTGTGGAGCTGTATGCCCAGACCCTTGGGTAG